In Solidesulfovibrio carbinoliphilus subsp. oakridgensis, the sequence CTGGCCAAGCCGGCCGATGGCCGTGACCGTGTCCTCGGCGGCGGAATCCAGGCCCTGGGCCAACCACCGGTCGATGGGGGCGCTGGCATACCCGGCCTCCCGGGCCGCCTCGAGGGCGGCCCGGGGGATTTGCCGCCGAGCACGCCCCAGGCCGTACGGGCAAAAAATTCGGCCGCCTCGATGACCTGGGCGTGGTTGTGGGTCATCTTGGTCTGGGAACGGACCGCCTCGACCAGGGCTTCCAAATTATGGCGCAGGGCGCAGACCAGGGGAGCCACCCGGCTGGCGCCGGCCAAATCCGTGGAATTGGAACCTGAATTGTGCGGCCCCTCTCCGAAATCAAAAATCTTGAGCGTCATGCGGGTGGCCCCGTCGATGTACCCGTCGTAGGCGGTCATGCGTTCCCGCCACTTGCGGGCGAAGTCGTCGAGGTCGAAATTCCCCCGCTCGGCCAGGGACCGCAGCAACACCAGGGTCTGGTCGCCGTAATGGGTCTGGTCGCCGGCCCGTTTCCCGCTGTGGTAGCCGCCCGCAGGCGGATCGAGATACCCCGTCACGCGGCCGTGCCGCCTGGCCAGGGCCGTTGGATCGTATTCCCAATGCGCCCCCAGGGCCAGGGCGTCCCCAGTCAACGAGGCCAGAACCATGGCTTTTGCTTTCTCGGACATACTGCCTCCGATATGCTGCTGCCCAGAGCCTACCCTTTTCGTCTGAAATAACCAAGATCCTTGACGCACGGGCCCGTGTCGATGGGGAAAAACGCCGTCAGGCGCGGCCGCGTCCGGGCCACGGCAGTCGGACGGGCGTGGGGAGCCTCGCCGCCGCGGACCAATGCCATGGCCCCGGCCATCTGACTGTCCAATTTTCCGCGACCACCTCTCTGCAGATGCCGGAACCCGAAGCCGCTGCCCTCACGGCCATCTGACTGTCCAATTTTCCGCGACCACCTCAGGGCAAGAAACTGGAGCAAGCCCTGGACATGACTTGGCGGATATTCCTGTAGGACAAATACAGGACGACGCCCACGATCAAGCCCCGCTCCGGCGGGGCTTTTCGTTTCCCCGCCCCGAGGCGGCAATGGCCCTTCGGCGAGGCAGGCGCAGGGAAGGAATGGGCGAAGATCAGACCGTCCATGGCCTGCCCCAAACGAACAGAGCCCCAAAAGTTGCACACTTTTTGGGGCTCTGTTGGGATAGTTTCAGACGGGCGTAAATATTGAGGACAGCGAGAAGAAGAATTTTCTCTATAAAATCAGTTTGGTGCGAGAGGGGGGGCTCGAACCCCCATACCTTTCGGTGCCAGATCCTAAGTCTGGTGCGTCTCCCAGTTCCGCCACTCTCGCACGGCCCGCCAGGCTACGGGCGGAATTTTCTACGCGAACGCCGCCGGATGCACAAGGGGTGAATCGCGGGGTGAACCAAAAACTGGATACATCTCCGACAGATGCCCGTTTCTCCGGCATGCTCTCAGGCATCGGCCGAAAAAAGGGTCCCTCGCGGTCAAGCCTCGCCCAACAACCGCAGGTACGGGGCCAGGTGGTTGACCGGCCCGTCGCCGCGGCCCAGGTCATAGGCCGCGAGCAGGGCCTCCTGCAGGTAGTCTCTCCCTGCCTCCACGGCTTCCGGCAGCGCCTTGCCGCGGGCCAGATGGGCGGCGATGGCCGCCGACAGAGTGCAGCCCGTGCCGTGGGTGTTGCGGGTCGGGACATGGGGCCGGACGTATTCCCGGACAAGCCCCTGCCCCGTGACGAGCAGGTCCGTGACCAAGGCCCGGCCCGGATCGCCGGACGCCTCAAAATGGCCGCCTTTGAGCAACACGGCCTTGGCGCCAAGGGCGAGCAGCCGAACGGCTGCGGTTCTGGCCTCGGCCGGGCTGTTTATGGCCATGCCGGCAAGGAGTTCGGCCTCGTGGCGGTTCGGGGTCAGGAGATCAGCCAGGGGCAGGATGCGGGCGATCAAGGCGGCCACGGCCTCGGGCAAGAGGAGTCTTGCTCCGGACTGGGCCACGCAGACCGGGTCCACCACCAGCGGAAAATCCTTGTCCGCCAGCGCATCGGCCACAGCCTCGATAATGGGGGCGGAAAAAAGCATCCCGGTCTTGGCGGCGCGGATGGGAAAATCGTCCAGGACCGCGCGCAACTGCGCGGCCACGAATCCGGGCGACGGAGCCTCGATGGCGGTCACGGCCCGGGTGTTCTGGGCGGTCAGGGCGGTGATGGCCGACAGGCCATAACAGCCCTGCATCATGAAGGTCTTGAGGTCGGCCTGGATGCCGGCCCCGCCGCCGGAATCCGACCCGGCCACGGTCAATACGCATGGCGGCTGCATGACTTTTCTCCCAAAGACCCGTTCAAAATAGGAAAGGCATTGCCGTCTTTTTTGCCGGCAACCAGGGCGATGGACGGGCGAAGGCCACGCCGCCCGGTGTGGTCGCCCCGCTCCATACCCCGCTAGTCCAAGGCTTCGTCGCTCTCGCGGATCTTGCGCAGGCTGAGTCCGCTTTTGGCCAGGATGAGCAGGCCCGCCACGGTCACCGGGATGTACTGGACCATATGCAGGATGAGCCCGGCGGCCAGGGCCTGGGTCTGGTCCACACCGAAAAGACCGAGGGAAAAGACGACGGCCGCTTCGAAGACGCCAAGGGCCCCGGGTGAGGACGGCATGGCCATGCCGAGCGACGAGATGACGAAGACCGCCGCCACCTGGCCCCAGGTGAGGGACAGCTTGGCCACCCACAAGAGGACCAGGAAGGTGGAACTGGCGTAACAGATCCAACAAACGACGGTGTAAAGCCCAAGCAGCGTCAGAAAGGTGGGCGTGACGCCGTGCAGGACCTGCAACTTGAGTTCGGCCAAAAACTCGGCCAACCGGTTCGACGGCATCTTGGCAATGAGCCGGCCGACGAAATCCGGATAGGTCCGCACCACCCACAGGGCCACCCAGATGCCGCCGACCGCTCCGGCCAAGGGCACGAAGGCCATGCGCAGCTTGAAGTGGAAGGCCACCACCAGGCCCATGGCCAGAATGGCGTTGAGGTCGAAAAACCGCTCCCAAAAGACCATGGTAATGCTTCGGGACAGGGAGAACCGGCACTCCCGGCGCAGGTAAAAGGCCTTGGCCAGCTCGCCGAGCTTGGCCGGCACGATGTTGTTGACGGCCATGGACATGAGAAAGGCCTTGAAGCACAGCCAGTTGCCGGCGACGAATCCGGAAAGGAAATTGAGCCGCAAGGCCATGACCGCGTAGCCGACAAAGGAGAAGGCCGTGGTCCAGACCAGGGCCACGTCGTCGTAGCGGACAAGCGTGCTCCATAATTGGGCGAAATCGATGCCCCAGAAGGCATAGACCAGACAGCCGACCACAAGGGCCAGCCGGAGAAAGAAGCCGGCGGCTTTTTTTAGGACCATTGCGGATTGCCCCTGCGTCGGACAGGGAGGAGGCCCTTCCCGTGTCTATTCTGCATTGAAAAGCTCCCGAAGCCGGTAGTTGAGGTGGGTGTAGCGGCTGTCGCCGCCGGCGTTTCGAAGCCCAAGCTGCATGGCCCGCCGGCTGCCGATCAGGACGGCCAGGCGTTTGGCCCGGGTCAGGGCGGTATAGATGAGGTTGCGGCGCAACATGACGTAATGCTGCGTCAGAATCGGGACGACCACGGCCGGATATTCGCTGCCCTGG encodes:
- a CDS encoding lysylphosphatidylglycerol synthase transmembrane domain-containing protein produces the protein MVLKKAAGFFLRLALVVGCLVYAFWGIDFAQLWSTLVRYDDVALVWTTAFSFVGYAVMALRLNFLSGFVAGNWLCFKAFLMSMAVNNIVPAKLGELAKAFYLRRECRFSLSRSITMVFWERFFDLNAILAMGLVVAFHFKLRMAFVPLAGAVGGIWVALWVVRTYPDFVGRLIAKMPSNRLAEFLAELKLQVLHGVTPTFLTLLGLYTVVCWICYASSTFLVLLWVAKLSLTWGQVAAVFVISSLGMAMPSSPGALGVFEAAVVFSLGLFGVDQTQALAAGLILHMVQYIPVTVAGLLILAKSGLSLRKIRESDEALD
- the thiD gene encoding bifunctional hydroxymethylpyrimidine kinase/phosphomethylpyrimidine kinase produces the protein MQPPCVLTVAGSDSGGGAGIQADLKTFMMQGCYGLSAITALTAQNTRAVTAIEAPSPGFVAAQLRAVLDDFPIRAAKTGMLFSAPIIEAVADALADKDFPLVVDPVCVAQSGARLLLPEAVAALIARILPLADLLTPNRHEAELLAGMAINSPAEARTAAVRLLALGAKAVLLKGGHFEASGDPGRALVTDLLVTGQGLVREYVRPHVPTRNTHGTGCTLSAAIAAHLARGKALPEAVEAGRDYLQEALLAAYDLGRGDGPVNHLAPYLRLLGEA